AGGGACTGCGTATCGAGCGCATCCACACGACCCCGGGCGTGCACCCGTACGACGAGGTCGAGTGGGCGCGCCGTGACGTCGTCATGACCAACTGGCGCGACGGCTCGATCAACTTCGAGCAGCGTGGCGTCGAGTTCCCCGACTTCTGGTCGGTGAACGCGGTCAACATCGTCACCAGCAAGTACTTCCGCGGTGCCGTCGGCACCCCGCAGCGAGAGGTCAGCCTCAAGCAGCTGATCGACCGCATCGTGAAGACGTACCGGAAGGCCGGCGAGGACTACAAGTACTTCGCTTCGCCCGCCGACGCGGAGATCTTCGAGCACGAACTGGCGTACGCCCTCCTGCACCAGATCTTCAGCTTCAACAGCCCCGTCTGGTTCAACGTCGGCACCCCGCAGCCCCAGCAGGTCTCCGCCTGCTTCATCCTGTCCGTCGACGACTCCATGGAGTCGATCCTCGACTGGTACAAGGAAGAGGGCATGATCTTCAAGGGCGGCTCCGGCGCCGGCCTGAACCTCTCCCGCATCCGCTCCTCCAAGGAGCTGCTGTCCTCCGGCGGCAACGCCTCCGGCCCGGTCTCCTTCATGCGCGGCGCCGACGCCTCCGCAGGAACGATCAAGTCGGGCGGCGCCACCCGCCGCGCCGCCAAGATGGTCATCCTGGACGTCGACCACCCGGACGTCGAGGACTTCATCGAGACCAAGGTCAAGGAAGAGGAGAAGATCCGCGCCCTGCGTGACGCGGGCTTCGACATGGACCTCGGCGGCGATGACATCACCTCCGTCCAGTACCAGAACGCCAACAACTCGGTCCGCGTCAACGACACCTTCATGAAGGCCGTCGAGAACGGCGAGAACTTCGGCCTGCGCGCCCGCATGACCGGTGAGGTCATCGAGGAGATCGACGCCAAGACGCTCTTCCGCAAGATGGCCGAGGCCGCCTGGGCCTGCGCCGACCCGGGCATCCAGTACGACGACATGATCAACCACTGGCACACGTGCCCGGAGTCCGGCCGTATCAACGGCTCGAACCCGTGCAGCGAGTACATGCACCTGGACAACACGTCCTGCAACCTCGCCTCGCTGAACCTCATGAAGTTCCTGAAGGACGACGGCAAGGGCAGCCAGTCCTTCGACGTCGAGCGCTTCGCCCAGGTCGTCGAGCTGGTCATCACCGCGATGGACATCTCGATCTGCTTCGCGGACTTCCCGACCCAGAAGATCGGCGAGAACACCCGCGCCTTCCGCCAGCTCGGCATCGGCTACGCCAACCTCGGCGCCCTCCTCATGGCGACCGGCCACGCGTACGACTCCGACGGCGGCCGCGCCCTGGCCGGTGCCATCACCTCCCTGATGACCGGCACGGCGTACAAGCGCTCCGCCGAGCTGGCCGCGGTCGTCGGCCCGTACGACGGCTACGCCCGCAACGAGCAGCCGCACCTGCGCGTGATGAAGCAGCACGCCGACGCCAACGCCACGGCCGTCCGCATGGACGACCTGGACACCCCGGTGTGGGCCGCCGCCACGGAGGCCTGGCAGGACGTGCTGCGCCTCGGTGAGAAGAACGGCTTCCGCAACTCCCAGGCGTCCGTGCTCGCGCCGACCGGCACCATCGGTCTCGCGATGTCCTGCGACACCACGGGTGTCGAGCCGGACCTCGCGCTGGTCAAGTTCAAGAAGCTGGTCGGCGGCGGCTCGATGCAGATCGTCAACGGCACCGTGCCGCAGGCGCTGCGCCGCCTCGGCTACCAGGAGGAGCAGATCGAGGCGATCGTCGCCCACATCGCCGAGCACGGCAATGTGATCGACGCGCCGAGCCTCAAGCACGAGCACTACGAGGTCTTCGACTGCGCCATGGGCGAGCGCGCCATCTCCCCGATGGGCCACGTCCGCATGATGGCCGCGATCCAGCCGTGGATCTCCGGTGCCATCTCCAAGACGGTCAACATGCCGGAGACGGCGACCGTCGAGGAGGTCGAGGAGATCTACTTCGAGGCCTGGAAGCTCGGCATCAAGGCGCTCGCGATCTACCGCGACAACTGCAAGGTCGGCCAGCCGCTCTCCGCCAAGAAGAAGGAGGACGAGAAGGCCGAGGTGACCGCGAAGGCCGAGGCGACGATCCGAGAGACCGTCGAGAAGGTCGTCGAGTACCGCCCGGTCCGCAAGCGCCTCCCGAAGGGTCGTCCCGGTATCACCACCTCCTTCACCGTCGGCGGCGCCGAGGGTTACATGACCGCCAACTCCTACCCGGACGACGGTCTTGGCGAGGTCTTCCTGAAGATGTCCAAGCAGGGCTCGACCCTCGCGGGCATGATGGACGCCTTCTCGATCGCCGTCTCGGTGGGTCTGCAGTACGGCGTGCCCCTGGAGACGTACGTCTCGAAGTTCACGAACATGCGCTTCGAGCCGGCCGGTATGACGGACGACCCGGACGTGCGGATGGCGCAGTCGATCGTCGACTACATCTTCCGCCGCCTGGCGCTGGACTTCCTGCCCTTCGAGACGCGCTCCGCGCTCGGCATCCACTCCGCCGAGGAGCGTCAGCGCCACCTGGAGACCGGCTCGTACGAGCCGATCGAGGACGAGGTGGACGTCGAGGGGTTGGCCCAGTCGGCCCCGCGCGCCCAGGAGCTGAAGGCGGTCGCCACCCCGAAGGCCGAGGCCGCCGTGGCCCAGCCGGCCCCGAGGCAGGCGCACACCAGCGCCGAGCTGGTGGAGATGCAGCTGGGTATCCAGGCGGACGCACCGCTGTGCTTCTCCTGCGGCACGAAGATGCAGCGGGCCGGCTCGTGCTACATCTGCGAGGGCTGCGGCTCGACGAGCGGCTGCAGCTGACCTGACACCCTGAGGGGCGGCACGACGAACGGTCGTGCCGCCCTTCGGCGTCGACGGCCCTTTCAGGGAGAGCGGAGGGTTGGCGCGTCCCCCTTGGGGGAGGGCGCTCAGGAGTCGCGGAGGCTGCCCATCACACGGGCGAAGCCCTCGGGATCGGTGTCGTAGCCGTGGATGCCCGGCTGGAACGTCCACTCGCCGGAGGCGTCGCGTACGAACTCGGCCACCCGCGCCGCCGTCGCGCCCAGGACACCGCCGAAGTCGTCCTCGACGAGGGTGGTGTAGCCCTCGCGCAGACGCAGCCCCGGGTTCAGGACGTTGACGAACGTCTTGCGTCCGGTGCGCTGCTGGATGACGACGCCGGCCACTACGCGCGCGTACCGGCTGTCGAGCCGGTGCAGCTCCAGCGTCATGACCTCGTCCCAGCCGAAACCCTTGCCGTCCTGGCTGTCCCGGTTGAGGTTGATCGTGCCGTCCGGGGAGCGGCTGTCGAAGTGCACGACATAGGCGGGATCCCCATACGGATCCGTCGTGAGGTAGGTCGCGGCGACTATGTCCAGATCGGTGGGCGGCTGTCCGGTCGGGCTGGGGTCCCACTTCACCGCCAGCTCGACCTTGTGGATGCCCTTGTTGAGACCGCTCATCATCCATCCCCTCCCCGTTGTTCACACCCTCGGTAGGAACTCCCGTGCACTGAGGGCCAGTTGTCCATTGTGCCTCGCGCGCGGGAGCGCTCGCGCGGGTGTACTCCGCCGGAGCGTGACCAAGGCCACGCACCTGGGCCTTACGATGGCGCGGTGCTGGTCAAGTGGATTCGCTGCACCGTGGTGGACCGCCGCGGTTTCGAACGGGGACAGCGAAAGTGGGCGGGGCTTCTGGGGGAGCCGGGCTTCCGGGGACAGGGCGGAGGCTGGAGCCGGGGGAGGCCCGGTGTGGCGCACATCTTCGCGTTCTGGGAGAGTCGCGCCTTCTACGACTCGTTCATGGCGCGCTCCCACGACAGGCTCGCCGCGTCGCAGTCGGGCACGTTCAAGGACCAGCAGGTCAGACTCTTCGACCACCGCTTCGACGTGAAGACCGGCTTCGAGCCCCGCTTCACGGACGCCGACCTGGTGCGCGTCGCGCACTGCCGGGTCCACGAGGAGCGGGCCGAGCACTTCGCGCTGATGCAGGAGAAGGTCTGGAACCCGGCCATGGCGGGCTCACCGGGCATGATCCGCGGACTGTTCGGCGAGGCCCCGGGCCATGAGTTCCTGGTCCTGTCGATGTGGCAGTCGGCCGCGGAGCACGGCAAGTACCGCGAGGAGCGCGTGGAGCGCCTGGCACTTCGGGCGCAGACCGAGGCGGACGTCGCGGCGCTCACCGGCGATATCGTGGATCTGGAGTCGACCTGGACGGTGTGAGTTCGCGGTGCGAACGATCGTGGGGGTGTGGGTTGGAAATCCCGATGGCCGTTGGGTCCGTCCGTTTGGAATCCGGACGCCGGTGACGTCGAGCGTTTGAGAACCGAACGGACCGGGTGAGGTGTCTTCAGTGTGACCTGTGCCGTATGGAGCCCCCTGAAGTGCCCGTTCGGCCGTCACTCGATCTAGGGTTTTGGCATGGCACGACCACGGCGCATCGTCCTTGTCCGGCACGGCGAGTCGGTGGGCAATGCCGATGACTCCGTGTACGAACGCGAGCCCGACCACGCGCTGCCGCTGACCGAGAGGGGTTGGCGGCAGGCGGAGGAGACGGGCAAGCGGCTACGGGAGGTCTTCGGTCGGGAGCGCGTCAGCGTGTACGTCTCCCCGTACCGCCGCACCCACGAGACGCTCAACGCCTTCCGCCTGGACCCCGAGCTCGTCCGCGTCCGCGAGGAGCCCCGGCTGCGCGAGCAGGACTGGGGCAACTGGCAGGACCGCGACGACGTGCGGCTCCAGAAGGCGTACCGGGACGCGTACGGGCACTTCTTCTACCGCTTCGCCCAGGGTGAGTCCGGCGCCGACGTCTACGACCGGGTGGGCGGCTTCCTGGAGAGCCTGTTCAGGAGCTTCGAGGCGCCGGACCACCCGCCGAACGTACTCCTGGTGACCCACGGCCTGGCCATGCGGCTGTTCTGCATGCGCTGGTTCCACTGGACCGTCGCGGAATTCGAATCGCTCTCGAACCCTGGGAACGGCGAGACGCGCATGCTTCTCCTCGGGGAGGACGGCAAGTACACGCTCGACCGGCCGTTCGACCGCTGGCGAGATCCGGAACCGTACTGGGTCACCGGATAGAGTGGCAGGGCGATGACCGCTGACTCCTCTCCTTCGAGGCGCCTGGAGCGCGCCCTGGCCAGCCTGCGCGGACTGGCGGTGGGGGACGCGCTGGGCTCACAGTTCTTCGTCCCCGCGAACTATCCGCTGCTCAAGCGCCGCGAGCTGCCGCCCAGCCCCTGGCAGTGGACGGACGACACGGAAATGGCCTGCTCGGTCGTGTCCGTTATGGCCGCCCACCACCGCATCGACCAGGACGCACTGGCCCGCTCATTCGCCGAGCACCATGACTTCGACCGCGGCTACGGGCCCGCGGTCAACCGGCTCCTCAGGCTCGTCCGGGAGGGCGGGGACTGGCGCGAGCTGGCCGCGGCACTGTTCGACGGGCGCGGGTCGTGGGGCAACGGCGCGGCGATGCGGATCGCGCCCCTGGGCGCCTGGTACGCCGGCGACCCCGAGCAGGCCACGCATCAGGCGGAGATCTCCGCGTACCCCACGCACCAGCATCGCGAGGCCGTGGTCGGTGCCATGGCCGTCGCCGCGGCGGCCGCCCTCGTCGCCGATCCGGCAGGCCCGCCGAGCGCCGAGGCTCTGCTCGACGGGGTCATCGCGCTCGTGCCGAAGAGCGCCGTCGGGGCGGGGCTGCGGCGGGCGCGGGACATGCTCGATTACGGGGACGCGGCCACCGTCGCGGCCGTGCTCGGCAGCGGGCGGCGGACGACGGCGCACGACACGGTGCCGTTCGCGCTCTGGTCGGCAGCGCGCGCCCTCGGCGACTTCGAGCAGGCCTTCTGGACGACCGCGCAGGTGGGCGGCGACGTGGACACGACCTGCGCCATCGTCGGCGGAGTGGTCGCCTCCGAGAAGGTGGGGACGCCGCCGGGGGAGTGGCTGAACCGGACGGAGCCACTGCCGGACTGGGCGCCATCGGTCGCGTAAGGCGGTGTCGCCGTCCAGCGACCCCTTCCGAGCATCCCGGCCTGCCTGTG
The Streptomyces sp. CGMCC 4.7035 DNA segment above includes these coding regions:
- a CDS encoding histidine phosphatase family protein translates to MARPRRIVLVRHGESVGNADDSVYEREPDHALPLTERGWRQAEETGKRLREVFGRERVSVYVSPYRRTHETLNAFRLDPELVRVREEPRLREQDWGNWQDRDDVRLQKAYRDAYGHFFYRFAQGESGADVYDRVGGFLESLFRSFEAPDHPPNVLLVTHGLAMRLFCMRWFHWTVAEFESLSNPGNGETRMLLLGEDGKYTLDRPFDRWRDPEPYWVTG
- a CDS encoding YdbC family protein, encoding MLVKWIRCTVVDRRGFERGQRKWAGLLGEPGFRGQGGGWSRGRPGVAHIFAFWESRAFYDSFMARSHDRLAASQSGTFKDQQVRLFDHRFDVKTGFEPRFTDADLVRVAHCRVHEERAEHFALMQEKVWNPAMAGSPGMIRGLFGEAPGHEFLVLSMWQSAAEHGKYREERVERLALRAQTEADVAALTGDIVDLESTWTV
- a CDS encoding ADP-ribosylglycohydrolase family protein; translated protein: MTADSSPSRRLERALASLRGLAVGDALGSQFFVPANYPLLKRRELPPSPWQWTDDTEMACSVVSVMAAHHRIDQDALARSFAEHHDFDRGYGPAVNRLLRLVREGGDWRELAAALFDGRGSWGNGAAMRIAPLGAWYAGDPEQATHQAEISAYPTHQHREAVVGAMAVAAAAALVADPAGPPSAEALLDGVIALVPKSAVGAGLRRARDMLDYGDAATVAAVLGSGRRTTAHDTVPFALWSAARALGDFEQAFWTTAQVGGDVDTTCAIVGGVVASEKVGTPPGEWLNRTEPLPDWAPSVA
- a CDS encoding vitamin B12-dependent ribonucleotide reductase — translated: MTETASGPARGSRAKGTKATKGLRIERIHTTPGVHPYDEVEWARRDVVMTNWRDGSINFEQRGVEFPDFWSVNAVNIVTSKYFRGAVGTPQREVSLKQLIDRIVKTYRKAGEDYKYFASPADAEIFEHELAYALLHQIFSFNSPVWFNVGTPQPQQVSACFILSVDDSMESILDWYKEEGMIFKGGSGAGLNLSRIRSSKELLSSGGNASGPVSFMRGADASAGTIKSGGATRRAAKMVILDVDHPDVEDFIETKVKEEEKIRALRDAGFDMDLGGDDITSVQYQNANNSVRVNDTFMKAVENGENFGLRARMTGEVIEEIDAKTLFRKMAEAAWACADPGIQYDDMINHWHTCPESGRINGSNPCSEYMHLDNTSCNLASLNLMKFLKDDGKGSQSFDVERFAQVVELVITAMDISICFADFPTQKIGENTRAFRQLGIGYANLGALLMATGHAYDSDGGRALAGAITSLMTGTAYKRSAELAAVVGPYDGYARNEQPHLRVMKQHADANATAVRMDDLDTPVWAAATEAWQDVLRLGEKNGFRNSQASVLAPTGTIGLAMSCDTTGVEPDLALVKFKKLVGGGSMQIVNGTVPQALRRLGYQEEQIEAIVAHIAEHGNVIDAPSLKHEHYEVFDCAMGERAISPMGHVRMMAAIQPWISGAISKTVNMPETATVEEVEEIYFEAWKLGIKALAIYRDNCKVGQPLSAKKKEDEKAEVTAKAEATIRETVEKVVEYRPVRKRLPKGRPGITTSFTVGGAEGYMTANSYPDDGLGEVFLKMSKQGSTLAGMMDAFSIAVSVGLQYGVPLETYVSKFTNMRFEPAGMTDDPDVRMAQSIVDYIFRRLALDFLPFETRSALGIHSAEERQRHLETGSYEPIEDEVDVEGLAQSAPRAQELKAVATPKAEAAVAQPAPRQAHTSAELVEMQLGIQADAPLCFSCGTKMQRAGSCYICEGCGSTSGCS
- a CDS encoding TerD family protein gives rise to the protein MSGLNKGIHKVELAVKWDPSPTGQPPTDLDIVAATYLTTDPYGDPAYVVHFDSRSPDGTINLNRDSQDGKGFGWDEVMTLELHRLDSRYARVVAGVVIQQRTGRKTFVNVLNPGLRLREGYTTLVEDDFGGVLGATAARVAEFVRDASGEWTFQPGIHGYDTDPEGFARVMGSLRDS